One Cardiocondyla obscurior isolate alpha-2009 linkage group LG25, Cobs3.1, whole genome shotgun sequence genomic window, ACCGGTAGCGGTAAAACAGCAGCATTTATTTGGCCGATGTTAGTGCACATTATGGATCAGCGCGAATTAAAAGCTGGAGACGGTCCAATCGGTCTCATTTTGGCACCAACAAGAGAATTGTCTCAACAGgtattttaatcttattctctttattatagaaaaatgtttgaaaaatcACGGTTTTTACAATTGTTGTTTACAGATTTATCAAGAAGCAAAGAAATTCGGGAAAGTTTACAATATTCAAGTATGCTGCTGCTACGGAGGTGGTAGCAAATGGGAGCAGAGCAAAGCGTTGGAAAGTGGCGCAGAGATCGTAGTCGCTACTCCTGGTAGAATGATCGATCTAGTTAAGATGAAAGCGACAAATTTATCTAGAGTTACATTTCTAGTTTTGGATGAAGCTGACAGAATGTTTGATATGGGATTTGGTGAGCAAGCgtacatataatttacattttgagagaatattaatagtatatcggatttttcgttttttttttttttatagaaccTCAAGTACGATCTATTTGTAATCATGTAAGACCTGACAGACAAACGTTGCTGTTTAGtgcaacatttaaaaaaaaagtagagaaaCTCGCTAGGGACGTTTTGACCGATCCCATTAGAATAGTACAAGGAGATGTTGGTGAAGCCAACACCGATGTGACTCAACATGTTATCATGTTTCATAACAATCCTAGTGGTAAATGGAACTGGCTGTTACAGAACTTGGTTGAATTTCTAAGCGCGGGCAGTCTTTTGATCTTTGTCACTAAGAAGGTGCGAAAACTAAGGATCCCGTAACTGTTAGTACAATGTGAAAGGGATGTGTAAACTAAGTTTTATGTTTTTCCCTCACATCAGCTGAACGCGGAAGAACTTGCCAACAATCTCAAATTGAAAGAGTTTGACGTATTACTTTTGCATGGTGATATGGATCAAGTTGAGAGAAATAAAGTGATTACGGCTTTTAAGAAGAAGGATGTCAGTACTTTAGTTGCTACTGACGTAGCCGGTAAtactcttaattttttttttttatatatatgtatgtaaaatacttattttatgaCGTTTTAGCGAGAGGCTTGGACATTCCACATATCAAAACTGTCGTAAATTACGACGTAGCACGAGACATCGATACTCATACACACAGAATAGGAAGAACGGGACGAGCCGGTGAAAAAGGTACGGCATATACTCTTGTAacggaaaaagataaagagttTGCTGGACATTTAGTAAGAAATTTAGAAGGAGCGAATCAGGAAGTGCCAAAGAGTTTAATGGATTTAGCTATGCAAAGTGCATGGTTCAGAAAGTCAAGATTCAAGGgtggaaaaggaaaaagtttAAATGTTGGTGGAGCAGGACTTGGTTTCAGAGGCAGACCTAATTCATCGAATTCGGTatataacgataataaatataattaattatttatctttcaaaataactgaaattaataatttgtatatttcagAGTGGTTCATCGTCGCAAGCATCCAAGGATATTAACGAggttgttaaaaaattagaaagacaCGGACCTGGCAGTGACAGACTTTCCGCTATGAAAGCCGCTTTCCGAAGTCAATATAATTCTCaggtaaaattgcaattacttttataaaatatacattaaaaaataaaatttaaatgaatatttttaacataattttaatatattgcagTTCCGAGCATCATCGGATCACACTTGGGAACAGACGATTACTCCTCCTTCCGTGATAATGCCTCCACCACCAACCGTTCCACCACCACCAAAGCCTGCAAATCAAGAAAATCAGGCTTCCAATTCCCCGGTACCGGAACGCAAAAGAGTGCGAAAAAGTCGATGGGAGTGATCAAGTGagtgtattattatttgtgcATATTATATAGCGGCTATATACGTTATATTACATTGAAATGATAATGAACTGAGActtgttttatattacaataaaatttaattttagcaatTTGTATGAAAAAGCTATTGCCACCCTTTTAATCGAATTCATATTTGATACCTAATCATTAATCCAATCCCGGTTTATAACTCCGTCaatgatatattaattttattttgctataATTTTACGGAGGCCAAACTGCGCGCACAGTTTCTGTATCGATCTATAATCGTATCTTTGAACGCGCGCGCAATTTGCTTAGAGTGAATCACTCCGTAATTATCCCATACGGAGTTGTGACCGTGAACGTGTATCCGTGGCAATCCTTTTAATTTCACAATTACATTCCTAATTATCCCTTATACAATAATCGTAGCAGTTTTCTTGGTAATTATGCTGTTGAAAAATGatgtttatatttattttttagtctcagtttattaatatgttatacatatataaaaaatgtaatacctataacatttatttttaaaaagaaataatttgagatatacatatataatttttaaataattaaactttcaaaaaatattaaaaattttgagtGAAAAAGAACATTAAGAATAGTTATAcgtatttagaaaaaaaaatcttaatggGTAACTGAGACGATATATGTATGTCAAACTTGAACTATATTCTACTTCATCCACTATGCCCTTATTttcctaaaaatatattcaccACTTTCACTGACATCATTCCGCCAGTATATGCGTGCGTGAACAAGAATAATTGTTCCCTTAATATGGTGATTAAGCCAAAGGGATGACGCTAAAGATATCGATC contains:
- the LOC139111784 gene encoding ATP-dependent RNA helicase DDX42; its protein translation is MSYHRGSGSKPKGFGFAGFQMSGTKRSGTNIPPPPPNSTLSKQGYHTMNAITENALSACWGMPKKRSKTEEEYFEDDDELPTSSLEYIPAPGSPTYDLMKKSTTKNESDSEEDTLDAFMAGIDAEVKRNSSAAQCGDTRKEDKPKGFRADIDGEDDEESYYRYMEENPTAGLQQEESDQEIEYDEDGNPIAPPKKKEIDPLPPIDHSEIEYESFEKNFYNVHEEIASLNKQQVDDLRKTLGIKVSGPSPPNPVTSFGHFGFDDALIKSIRKNEYTQPTPIQAQAVPAALSGRDIIGIAKTGSGKTAAFIWPMLVHIMDQRELKAGDGPIGLILAPTRELSQQIYQEAKKFGKVYNIQVCCCYGGGSKWEQSKALESGAEIVVATPGRMIDLVKMKATNLSRVTFLVLDEADRMFDMGFEPQVRSICNHVRPDRQTLLFSATFKKKVEKLARDVLTDPIRIVQGDVGEANTDVTQHVIMFHNNPSGKWNWLLQNLVEFLSAGSLLIFVTKKLNAEELANNLKLKEFDVLLLHGDMDQVERNKVITAFKKKDVSTLVATDVAARGLDIPHIKTVVNYDVARDIDTHTHRIGRTGRAGEKGTAYTLVTEKDKEFAGHLVRNLEGANQEVPKSLMDLAMQSAWFRKSRFKGGKGKSLNVGGAGLGFRGRPNSSNSSGSSSQASKDINEVVKKLERHGPGSDRLSAMKAAFRSQYNSQFRASSDHTWEQTITPPSVIMPPPPTVPPPPKPANQENQASNSPVPERKRVRKSRWE